GCCAAATAGAGGCCATCTTTTTTCTAACCAGATGTCAAATCCTAAATCCTGAGCCTTAGTGCACTTGTCATCTTGTCACAATTTGTTGTTACTAAAGCTGTTGAATTTAGcggtaaacaaaagaaagaaaagcagaataAGAACCCTCGGCCGTCCCTACGTGCAAAATGAGTTGATGGGATAGAAGTGTGTGAACACAGACCCCCCATTTTCTGGTGTCCTAACTGGAATGTTGTCTAACGAGGCAGTTGTTGAAAGGGGGCATCTCACTGTTCTTTTCTCCAACTTAGACACTTACTGGTCAAAGATCTATTTCGCATAGTTAGTTATAACTTAACGATATTTTGTCTTTAGTTAGCAGTTATGATATATTTGTCTATTTTTCATATAGAATATTCTGTGTGGTAGAGAAGCACTAAATTatatgctactctgaaaagatttGAGCATGCGTTTGAAATAGCTGTATGCATAAAATTACTGTGGGAGAAAGATTGGGCCCGATGTATTAGGAGTCTTTCACCAGCTGTTTTATTCAAATAATATTATTTGAGTTtttctaggaaaaaagaaaagatggtaCCTTCATTTTCAAGTCTCTTGGTGAGTTTGTCGAGCATGAGGAAACATCTGGATATTTCCACACGGATGATCTCCCAGGCACACCGgctgtattgcttttctttcaggaaatcCTCTATTGTCTGGAAGAATCTCTTCAGTTTGAGGCTGGTGAGCAGGAGGTTCTCATTTCCTGGGTAGGTTACCTCCTTTTCCATCTCAGCACTCAAACACGTCTCCAGCTTCTCAATCTGCTGGTGAAGTCCATTTTGGAATTCCTTTATGGAAGTCCCATTCCAGGCAGCTTGGGTGAGATTGTTGTTAAAGATATGGAAGAGCTCTTGGAGGACCTGCTGGATGGCTACCTTGGCATTCTCTTGGTGGGACAGTTGGAGCTTGAAGATATCTCTGGGCTTGAAAGCTGTCCTTTCATTTAGACATTGGAAGGGAAAGTTGCCACCCATTTTCTCCAGACGCTCTAAACTCTCGCTGTTCATTCTGGTTTGTAGAACATGCAGCCTGTTACAGTCCAGACATGAGATTTCCCTGGAGAAGAGCAGCACGAGGCAACATTGCAGCAAAGTCCTGCGGATCATGATGTTGTCTTAGATTCCCTGTGTTTGTGTAGAACTTGAGCAACTGATGTCTGTTCAAAGTCTTCTGTAAACTTTTGTGTTTTCGACCCATCTCTGAATTTAAGCATTCTGTCggaaaagatttttctttcatcactttctacttttcaggtttttttctgctttttactTTTGGTTTCCTTCTTTTTCGTTAGTGGAAGCGAACAAGTCATTAGAAGAACCAAATCACAGTTGGTAACTACTTTAATATTACTGAACCCCAACATTTGTTTCCTTCGTTCCCCCCTGCCCTCTTAGATAACGAAAATGTAAAGGGTAAGAAGAATATGATGATGAACAGTGTCATCCAGTTACAGGTTAGAGTAGGGACCTGTCCGTCTGCTCCCAAGTTCCTGTAGTTAGCACTGCTAGGCAGGTCTGAATGTCTGTCACATCAGCAAGACTATCCATGCTTTTAAGTGATAACAGTGAATTTTGGCAGACGGGAGGAACTACTGCAGAGCTTCTTTTTGCTAGACTCTGCAAATAACAGCAGTGAAGTGATGTGTAAAGCTGCTGTTCCTTCACTTTGCCAGCAG
The sequence above is a segment of the Natator depressus isolate rNatDep1 chromosome 5, rNatDep2.hap1, whole genome shotgun sequence genome. Coding sequences within it:
- the LOC141987985 gene encoding interferon beta-like, which codes for MIRRTLLQCCLVLLFSREISCLDCNRLHVLQTRMNSESLERLEKMGGNFPFQCLNERTAFKPRDIFKLQLSHQENAKVAIQQVLQELFHIFNNNLTQAAWNGTSIKEFQNGLHQQIEKLETCLSAEMEKEVTYPGNENLLLTSLKLKRFFQTIEDFLKEKQYSRCAWEIIRVEISRCFLMLDKLTKRLENEARDASSKDAMKTAE